The genomic DNA TCCGGATAGTTGCCCCTGCCATGAGTTCACCGCTGTCGAATATGTTGCGAGGGTGTTTACCCTCTTGGCCAGTTTTGAGTCCAAAACTCAAGTCAGGCAAAACTACACCTCCTTGACGAAAAAATGTCGGTGGATATCCGTAGAATTGAAATATGTCAACAACCATCTACGTGTATCCGGCAATGAGCCTCTTTCCACTTGTTGAGCAGACACGTGTCCGCACACAGGAGCTATTCCAAGAGCTTCTCGATCGGCACGACGTCGGCTCAACCATCGAGGTCAAAGCGTTTTACCCGCGTGAGGGTTTGCAAAAAGAATTCCATTACGTCGATAAGGACCTCACATGGGCACCGGATATGGAGTTGGGTTTTGCCTACTGGATCAACGGTGTGTGGGACTCCAACTCATGGCCTAGCTGTCTGCCTGTCGAGGACGAAGATCGGATCTCTGAAGAAGACCTCGTCTACCCGTTCAACTCGAATCCAGAACATCTTGGCCAATGGGGTATCGTCGAAGAGTTTGAGAATCTTCTTTCCCCGGAACGGCTGGCAAAAGTGCTTTCCCAAACCCATTACTGGTACGAGTACCGCAACGCCTTCGGCCCGGCAGTTGCCTCAACTGGTTATGGACTCGTCGCTGCTGCTCTAGCCGAAGCCACCGACGGAATTGTCGCTTCGTTTGACTGCGCATTCGATATCGAGCACAACGGCGAAACTGCCGAGGAGTTCCTCGCCTGGTGGGGTGACAGTCAGATTGCCGCCTACGGAATCGAATCATTCACGCGAAGTCGCAACGCCTAAATTCCTACCGGGGCGATGTCGTAGATGGAGTAATGCCGGGCGGGTTGAGCTCGGCCTGTGTCGATCAGCTAGCAATCGACCAGGTCGAGCAGGTCGAGCACGCACCCGAAGGTCATCAGCTCGATGTTGTTCATAGTCAAATTAATCCAGACGGGCTGGTCCCAGGGCAGATGCGTAGACCCTCATATCCGCGCTCGTAGAGAACACCGCCATCGAGGAGTAGGAGCAGCTATGCGTAACGCGTAAGGAGTTCCTGCACGGTCGACTGGATGTGTGCGTCCAAGGTGACAATTCTGATCTGCGAGACCTGAGTGGGTGTGTTGGAGAGAGTATCTACCGCAATCTTCACCGCATCTTCTTTCGGCCATCCATACACCCCGGCGCTGATCAATGGGAAAGCAATGGAGTCGACGCCGAGCTCATCAGCCACTGCCAAACAATTCCGATAGCTGGATTCCAACAAACGTTGATCCGTTTGCCCGGCCCGATAATTTGGACCTGGAGTATGAATCACGAATCGAGCAGGCAGATTGAAACCATGCGTCCATCCAGCTTTACCTGTTTCGAGTCCGTTGGGAAAACGAGCAATGCACTCTTCGAGAAGGCTGGGGCCCGCCGCCCGATGAATCGCGCCGTCAACACCGCCACCACCGCGCATCCGAGTGTTCGCGGCATTGACGATGGCATCGACATTCTGGGTTGTAATATCGCCAACAGTTGCATTCAGGACAGTCATACCGTTGATTTTCCCACACATGTCCGTCACATCAACAGAGGCAATCCCCTGTGTGAATTCAAGATTTTCGGGTGACCAATCGTTTCGTTGGTAAAGTATCTCCTCGCACAGGACCTAGACAAACCAGAGGTCTCACAACCGGTCCAGCACGCCAGTTTTCTGGGCTTTCATGCCATTACGGTAAGCAACCCTGAACCGTTCGTCATCTCAACACGTGCCATACATGAAACCACTGCCGTGTTCATACCAGGGAATATCACGCACTCAAAACCTACGAGACACCACTCCCCCAACACGCTCATTTCCACCACGGCAAGCCGGCCCTTGCCTCGGACATATCGAATCAGATACAATGTAACCATCGCGGCTGCTTCCGCCCTTCGGGGTCCAGGACCGGTCCTCATTTTCTTAGCACCGGAGGTGAGCACCGATCACGGTTGAGCGTTTACCCACTGTATTCAAGTCCTATGACGAGCACCTCGCTCTGCTGCGATCGCAAGGCGTACGCATCGACGATGGGGCATTCGCGCGAACCGTTCTGGAGCACGTCACCTACTACCGTTTCTCAGGCTACTGGTACTCGCTATTATGCATGTCCGAGAAGTCGCCTCACAAAACCGACGATTGTGACCTATAGGCCTAAAGTGGGGATTATAGGACAGAATGTGTTGGTCTGGACTGAACCCTGTTTGTTAGACAGCGAGTTCGTATTGTTGTCGGCGTTTTAGTGGGCTGGTGTGTAGTCGGCTGACGATTCGTTGGGTGTTCCACCAGTGGATGTATTCGGTGATGATTCGTCGCAGACTTGCTTGTCCGGCGCGTGCGCCTGTGGAGAGTCCAAGCTCGATTTGCTTGTCGGTGGGCATGACTTGAAGGATCTTGGCTGGGGGAATCGGGTTGTCGGTGTGCATGTAGCACCACCAAAAGATCGCTTTGATTCTCCGGGTCAGGGACATACCTCGATGGTCGCGAAGCATCTGGCGTAGTGGCGCGTTGGTTCCTCTTTCGATCTGGTTGTTCATTGCGGGCATCGGGGTCTGCCATTAGGAGTCAAGGAAGGTAAAGAGCTGGCCTTTGCTGATGAGCCGGTTCAACGCGTGACGAACCCG from Schaalia sp. ZJ405 includes the following:
- a CDS encoding O-acetyl-ADP-ribose deacetylase, whose amino-acid sequence is MTVLNATVGDITTQNVDAIVNAANTRMRGGGGVDGAIHRAAGPSLLEECIARFPNGLETGKAGWTHGFNLPARFVIHTPGPNYRAGQTDQRLLESSYRNCLAVADELGVDSIAFPLISAGVYGWPKEDAVKIAVDTLSNTPTQVSQIRIVTLDAHIQSTVQELLTRYA
- a CDS encoding IS3 family transposase, which encodes MPTDKQIELGLSTGARAGQASLRRIITEYIHWWNTQRIVSRLHTSPLKRRQQYELAV